From a single Cinclus cinclus chromosome 16, bCinCin1.1, whole genome shotgun sequence genomic region:
- the IGFALS gene encoding insulin-like growth factor-binding protein complex acid labile subunit has product MSAGKAGIPLLLPLALLLAAASQPPGGDAPKEPGDGDGPRCPSPCACSLDDYSEELNVFCSSRNLTRLPEDLPHNAKALWLDGNNFTLLPAAAFRNLSALDFLDLQSSQLGSVEQHAFHGLRSLYHLHLERNRLKHLAPHTFLHTQNLVSLSLNNNHFSKVEEGLFAGLSNLWYLNLGWNSLVVLPDKVFHDLPNLRELILAGNKLPYLQHQLFCSLTELKELDLSGNALKGIKINIFVKLQKLQKLYLNHNQINAIAPRAFMGMKSLRWLDLSHNRLVSLYEDTFLGLLSLHVLRLSTNSITSLRPRTFKDLQFLEELQLGHNRIRSLAERTFEGLGQLEVLSLNNNQLQDIRAGAFLGLHNVAVMHLSANCIKVLPDFVFKGVTKLHSLHLEHSCMGRIRADTFSGLSSLRRLFLQHNSISVIEDQSFSELHELLELDLKHNRLSHLSPRVFMGLSNLEYLFLSSNQLLEISQDTFSPLHRLFWLDLSHNQLETLDNIIISPLANLRYLSLRNNSLETFSVAFLCPPFALEQLWLGGNNWHCNCSLKGLRDFSLQHPRVLPRFVQSVAEGDDAHVPIYTYNNLTCLHPPGLAGLDLRDTAEESFAHC; this is encoded by the exons ATGAGCGCAGGCAAAG caggcatccccctcctgctccccctggctctgctgctggctgccgCCTCCCAGCCCCCCGGGGGGGACGCCCCGAAGGAGCCGGGGGACGGGGACGGTCcccgctgccccagcccctgtgcctgcagcctgGACGATTACAGCGAGGAGCTGAACGTCTTCTGCAGCAGCCGCAACCTGACACGGCTGCCCGAGGACCTGCCCCACAATGCCAAAGCCCTGTGGCTGGACGGCAACAACTTCACGCTGCTGCCGGCCGCTGCCTTTAGGAATTTATCAGCCCTGGACTTCCTggacctgcagagcagccagctggGCTCCGTGGAGCAGCACGCCTTCCACGGGCTGCGCAGCCTCTACCACCTGCACCTGGAACGCAACCGCCTCAAGCACCTGGCCCCGCACACCTTCCTGCACACCCAGAACCTCGTGTCCCTCAGCCTCAACAACAACCACTTCAGCAAGGTGGAGGAAGGGCTTTTCGCTGGGCTCTCCAACCTCTGGTACCTGAACCTAGGCTGGAACTCACTGGTGGTGCTGCCTGACAAGGTGTTCCATGACCTGCCCAATCTGAGGGAGCTGATCCTGGCCGGGAACAAACTGCCTtacctgcagcaccagctcttCTGCAGCCTCACcgagctgaaggagctggacCTGAGCGGGAACGCGCTCAAGGGCATCAAGATCAACATCTTTGTCAagctgcagaagctgcagaagcTGTACCTGAACCACAACCAGATCAACGCCATCGCACCGCGCGCCTTCATGGGCATGAAGTCCCTGCGCTGGCTGGACCTGTCCCACAACCGCCTGGTCTCGCTCTACGAGGACACCTTCCTGGGCCTCCTGAGCCTGCATGTCCTGCGCTTGTCCACCAACTCCATCACCAGCCTGAGGCCCAGGACCTTCAAGGACCTGCAgttcctggaggagctgcagctggggcacAACCGAATCCGGAGCTTGGCGGAAAGGACCTTCGAGGGGCTGGGCCAGCTGGAGGTGCTCAGCCTCAACAACAACCAGCTGCAGGACATCAGGGCCGGGGCCTTCTTGGGGCTGCACAACGTGGCAGTGATGCACTTGTCTGCCAACTGCATCAAGGTCCTGCCTGACTTTGTCTTCAAGGGGGTCACCAAGCTGCACAGCCTCcacctggagcacagctgcatgGGCAGGATCCGAGCCGACACCTTCTCTGGGCTCTCCAGCCTGCGGCGCCTCTTCCTTCAGCACAACAGCATCTCTGTCATCGAGGACCAGAGCTTCAGCGAACTGCACGAGCTCCTGGAGCTCGACCTGAAGCACAACAGGCTGAGCCACCTCTCACCCCGGGTCTTCATGGGTTTGAGCAACCTGGAGtacctcttcctctcctccaaCCAGCTCCTGGAGATCTCCCAGGACACCTTCAGCCCGCTCCATAGACTCTTCTGGCTCGACCTCTCCCACAACCAGCTGGAAACGCTGGACAACATCATCATCTCCCCCCTGGCCAACCTGCGGTACCTCAGCCTGAGGAATAACTCCCTGGAGACCTTCTCGGTGGCATTCCTGTGCCCCCCCTttgccctggagcagctgtggctggggGGCAACAACTGGCACTGCAACTGCTCCCTGAAGGGCCTGAGGGacttctccctgcagcacccCAGAGTGCTGCCGCGCTTTGTGCAGTCGGTGGCCGAGGGGGACGATGCCCACGTCCCCATCTATACCTACAACAACCTCACCTGCCTGCACCCTCCGGGCCTGGCGGGGCTGGACCTCCGTGACACTGCCGAGGAGAGCTTTgctcactgctga
- the NUBP2 gene encoding cytosolic Fe-S cluster assembly factor NUBP2 gives MEETAVERTNLAGVRHILLVLSGKGGVGKSTLSTELALALRNAGKRVGILDVDLCGPSIPRMLRVQDSAVHQCDSGWVPVFVGQDKAIALMSIGFLLERPDDAVVWRGPKKNALIKQFVTDVAWGDLDFLIVDTPPGTSDEHISTVEALRPHQLLGAVLVTTPQAVSVGDVRRELTFCRKAGLRILGIVENMSGFVCPHCSECTNIFSKGGGEELAKHAGVPFLGCVPLDPQLSQSLEEGKDFIQEFPKSSAFPALTHIAQQILDTSQRSS, from the exons ATGGAGGAGACAGCTGTGG AGAGAACCAACCTGGCCGGGGTGCGGCACATCCTGCTCGTGCTGTCTGGGAAGGGTGGCGTTGGGAAGAGCACCCTGTCcacagagctggccctggcgCTGCGCAACGCTGGCaagagg GTGGGGATCCTGGACGTGGACCTGTGTGGCCCCAGCATCCCCCGCATGCTGAGGGTGCAGGACAGTGCCGTGCACCAGTGTGACAGTGGCTGGGTCCCCGTCTTTGTGGGCCAGGACAAGGCCATCGCCCTCATGTCCATTGGCTTCCTGCTGGAGAGGCCAGACGACGCCGTGGTATGGAGGGGACCCAAGAAAAACG CTTTGATCAAACAATTTGTCACCGATGTGGCCTGGGGGGACCTGGACTTCCTCATTGTGGACACACCACCAGGCACGTCTGATGAGCACATCTCCACTGTGGAGGCCTTGAGGCCCCACCAGCTGCTTGGAGCAGTCCTGGTCACCACACCTCAG GCTGTGTCCGTGGGGGATGTGAGACGGGAGCTGACGTTCTGTAGGAAGGCAGGATTGCGGATCCTCGGCATCGTGGAGAACATGAGTGGCTTCGTGTGCCCCCACTGCTCT GAATGCACAAACATCTTCTCCAAAGGGGGCGGCGAGGAGCTGGCCAAGCATGCTGGGGTGCCCTTCCTGG GCTGTGTCCCCCTGGACCCCCAGCTCAGCCAGAGCTTGGAAGAAGGCAAAGACTTCATCCAAGAGTTTCCCAAgagctctgccttccctgccttGACTCACATTGCCCAGCAGATCTTGGATACATCGCAGAGGAGCTCCTGA